Part of the Streptomyces sp. NBC_00457 genome, AAGCTGCGCAGCGACGCCGAGTTGTCGGTGCTGGCCAGTGCGGCGCCGGAGCCCTTTGATTTCGTCTCGCTTACCCATGACTGCCGGCCCACCGAACTTGCCCGGGCCTACGAGATCGGCGGCGCCTCCTCCATCCCCACCCATGAGGTTGGCTTCGGCGGCAGCCCCGAACACTTACTCGCCACCCGGGAAACGGTCGACATTCCCATCCTCCGCGAGGATGTCATCGTCGACGAGTATCAGGTCATGGAAGCACGTGCTTTCGGCGCCGACGCCCTGCTGCTGATCGTCGCGGCCCTGCCCACCGACCGCCTCGCAGAACTCCTCACCCAGACTCGTGAGCTGGGCATGGAGGCACTGGTCGAGGTGCACGACGCCGACGAGGTGGACACCGCGCTTTCGGTCGGCGTTCAGATCATCGGCGTCAACCACCGCGCCCTGCGCGACTTCACGATCGACCGGGCTTCGTCCGGCCGCCTGCGGGACCGCATCGGCAGTCGGCAGGTGAACGTCGGCGAGAGCGGCATCCGCCATGCCGAGGACGCCCGGCGCCTGGCGGAGCCCGGCGTGGATGCCGTCCTCGCCGGGGAACTGCTCATGCGGGCCAAAGACCCCGCAACGGTGATTAAGGAACTGGCCCCATGACAGTCAGCGGTATGCACCCGTCGCTCACGGCTCCCCTCTCGGCTGCGGCGGACACGGCGAGTCAGCCACGTCCAGCCAGTTGGAGCCCGTCCTCCTGGCGCTCCTGTCCCGCGAAGCAGCAGCCGGAGTGGCCCGACGCACAGCACCTGCGGCGGGTGTCGGACACGCTGTCGATGCAGCCTCCGCTCGTCCTACCGGACGAGATCGCCGACCTGCGGCAGGCGCTCGCCCAGGTCGCTGCTGGGGAGGGCTTTTTGCTCCAAGCCGGCGACTGCGCGGAGCGCTTCAGCTCGTGTACGGAGGGGGGCGTACGCAGCAAGCTGGGCATGATCCTGCAGGTTGCTCTCCTCCTCACCTACGGTTCCGGACTGCCGGTGGTGAAGGTCGGCCGGATCGCGGGCCAGTTCGGCAAGCCACGCAGCCGACCCACAGAGGTGGTGGGCGGAGTGGAACTGCCCGCCTTCCGCGGCGACATCGTCAATGGCCCGGAGTTCACCGCAGAGGCCCGCCGCCCCGACGCGGACCGCCTACTGCGCGCCTACTACCACTCCTTGGCGGCGTTGAACGTCCTGCGTGCTCTCACCCGCAGTGGCTACGCTGACCTCGGGCAAGCTCACGCCTGGAACCAGGAGTTCGTTCGGCGCAGCCCGGCTGGTCAGCGCTATGAGAACGCGGCCGACGACATCACTTGGGCACTGCGCTTCATGTCCGCATGCGGGGTGGACACCCGCTTGCATGCGGAGCTGCACCGGATCCAGCTCTACACCTCGCACGAGGCCCTGCTGCTTCCTTACGAACAAGCGCTGATCAGGTATGACGAGAGCCGGGAGGCCTGGTTTGACACCAGCGCGCACATGCTGTGGGTCGGTGAACGAACGCGCCAGCTCGACGGTGCGCATGTCGAGTTGTTGTCCGGCATCGACAACCCAATCGGTGTCAAAGTGGGCCCGTCCACCACCCCTGATCAACTGCGTGCCCTGTGCGAACGCTTGGACCCTGAGCGTACGGCTGGGCGACTGGCGCTGATCAGCCGCCTCGGGGCCGGCCGAGCGGACAAGGTACTGGCACCGCTGATGCGTGCCGTACGGAACGCCGGTCACACCCCGGTGTGGGCGTGCGACCCGATGCACGGCAACACATTCATATCCAAAAGCGGGCACAAGACGCGCCACCTGGCAGATATTGTCACCGAGATTGCAGAATTCTTCTCTGTGCACAAGGAAGAAGGAACACACCCGGGCGGGATCCACCTTGAACTCACCGGGGACGATGTCACGGAATGCCTGGGCGGCGATCTGGAGGAAATTCTCGATGATCACCTGGGCACTCGGTACGAGACGGCTTGCGATCCGCGCCTGAACGCGGCCCAGTCGGTTGAACTCGGATTTCTAGTAGCCGAGTTCCTGCGGGAGAGCCGTCCTGGGTAGCACAGGCACACCCGTCGTCCGCAACTGGATGTGCCACACAACCATGACGCGTTGCCGTGAGGCTTCGCCATGCCCGGAAAGGTGCGCAGATGACTGAAAGGGCCGTGGAAAAGCGGCAGTTGCTGAAGGTCCTGCGTTGGTGGGACGGCTTCGCCATCGCCCTGTGCAATCCGGGCTTCCTTGTCGCGGCGCTGGGCTTCTCGATAGGCGCACTGGGGACGTGGAGCGCGGTGGCGCTGTGGGCAGCGTCGGCGGGCATCGGGCTGTTGCAGAGCTGGATCTACGCCGAGATGGCGTGCATGTTCCCGGACAAGCCCGGGGGCATATCGCTGTACGCGCACGAAGGCTGGCGCGCCAGGTTCTCACTGATCGGCCCACTGGCCGCGTTCGGCTACTGGATCGGCTGGTCGGTGGTGCTGTCGGTCTTCGGCAAGGTCATCGGCAACCTGGTTCAGGCCCGGTGGTTCCCTCACACCACCTGGACGGTGTTCGACGGGGTGGTCCACGTGGGCCTGTCCCACATCATCGCGATCGGCTGCATCGTGCTGGTGTGGCTAGTGAACGTCTTCGGTATCCGCCCCGCGGTCTGGATCTCCTACGTCACCGGCACGGGCCTGATGGTTCCACTTGCCGCGATCATGATCGCCCCCTACTTCACCGGGGACTGGCACCTTTCGAACATGGCGTGGGGTCTGCACGGCTTCGCCGGGATCAAGCTGGCGATGGTCTACCTGTTTCTGTGCGCCTGGTCGGCTTACACCTCGGAGGTGTGCGCGACCTTCGCCCCCGAATACCTCGACACCCGACGGGACACCTCCAAAGCGATGCGCAGCTCGGCAGCCTTCACACTGGGAGTTTTCCTGCTCTTCCCGCTGGGACTGGGCGGAGCGACCGGCGTGCCTGATGCCGGCAGTGCCGAGGGGCAGTTCTACATCCCCGCGCTCACCAAGATCGCCGGCAGCGGCATGGCCGACATGATGCTCGTCCTGCTGATCGGCAGCCTGTTGCTGTCGATGATCTCCTCCACCGCGGACGCCTCCCGCGCGCTGTACGGGATCGCCCGCGACGACATGACCATCAGGCAGCTGTTCCATCTGAACAAACACCACGTCCCGTCACGCGCCATGACGGTGGACATGGTGGTCAACGTGCTCCTGGTGCTGTTCGTCTCCAGCAACCTGGCCATCCTCTACTTGAGCAACATCGGCTATGTGTTGTCTCACGTCTTCGCACTCAGCGGGTTCTTGCTGCTGCGCCGGGACCGGCCTTGCTGGCCGCGACCTATCAAGGTCGGCACGCCATGGGTCGTGATCGCCGCCGTGCTCATGGTTTTCAACGCGGTACTGGTCGGCTTCGGCGTCGCGTACCCGTCGCTGACCGGGTACGGCACCTGGACGGACCTGATCATCGGTGTCGGCGTCCTACTTGGATCTGTGCTGCTGTTCGCCTACCGCCGCATCGTTCAGGACGGGGCCCGGATCACCCTCCGTGAGCCGGTCGCCCTCCTGCCGTCCCCCGAGCAGATGGCGCCACTGGGCGCAGGCGGAGGAAGCGGTGATGCCAACGAGCCGTACACGCGCCCACCGGCACCCTGACGTGCGGCAGCGCCGACGGAAACCACGCCGCAACCGAACGTGCTCGCCAAGCGGCGCGGAGACGACGTCCAGGGCCTCGCCCACGGCTTTCGAGCGGTCGCCGTCTCGCTCAACGACCACCATCCACCCCACTCAACAACCCCCAGCCAACAGACATACAAGGGCATACCGCCATAGGGAAGGATCAGAGGGACATCGTGGAGAACAACACAATGATCGGAACCGACCGGCAGCCGCGGCTGGCCACGAAGGCTGCCGCACGTCCGGGCGCCACCATCTGGAACTACCTGTACCGCGAACCGCAGCTCTACGAAGAGGTCTTCCACGGCCCCGACCGCTCCTATCTCGACTGCTGCCGCCAGATGCTGGGCCTCGGACGCGCTCCGGCCCGGATCCTCGACATCGGCTGCGGCACTGGTCGGGACCTCGCGATGCTCGCTGCCGACGGGCACCAGTGCACCGGCATCGACCTCCAGCCCACGATGATCGATTACGCGTCGGCAACGTACCCCGGACCCACATTCGTGACGGCCGACATGCGCACCTTCGACCTCGGCACCACCTTCGACCTGATCATCAGCTTCGGCTTTCCCCTGTCGAACCTGCACTCCCACAGTGACATAGTCGGAGCACTGAAGCGTCTGGCGGCGCACTGCGCCCCAGGCGCTCGCCTCCTGCTGGAGACCGTGAATGGCTACGCCTGGGACACCCTGCGCCGCCACTTCACGATCGACACCGCGGGCGTGCAGGCGACCGGCCACGCCGACTACGACCTCGACCGCAGCTCCCAGCTCCTCACCCGCCGCCGACACTGGACGTTCGCCGACGGTTCCGAGGAGGACGACTACGTGCGACTGCGGCAGTTCTTCCCCGCAGAGCTGAGGGCCCTGCTCACCGACGCAGGCTTCACCGTCACTGGCGTCTACGACAACGTCACATCGCACCCGTCCGATCTCACCGGCCCCGAGTTGATCGCGGTCGCGACCTTCGCCCGGTGACCGGAACACACAACGCGGCAGCGCACCGGCTGCTGCCCCAGCGGGGACGCCCCTGGGGCAGCGAGCCCGCGTTGACCGTCGCCTACGCACAGGTCAAGAAGGCGGCCGCACTCGCCAACGCCGACACCTGTGTGCTTTCAGCAGAGCTCGCTGCCGCGATCACGACAGCTGCCGACGAGGTAATCGCCGGGCGTCACACATCGCTGCTGACCGCCGACCTCCTCACCGGCGGGGGCGGCATCGGCCTCAACATGGAACTGAACGAGCTGCTGGCCAGGCGGGCGGCCGAACTGCTCGGCAGGCCTGTCCATCCACTCGACGACGTGAACGCCTGCCAGTCGACGAACGACACCCTGCCGACCGCACTCAATCTGGCCCTGCACACCGAGCTGACCGCCGCCGCGCAAGCCGTGGACACTCTCGCCGAGAGCCTCCACTCCTGGGCCGCCGCCCACGGGGGAATGGTACGAATGGCCCGCACGTGCCTGCGCGACGCGCTGCCCGTGACGTTCGGTCAGACCTTCCGCGGATACGCGCATACCGTCACCCGCTTCGGCAGCGACCTGCACGCCAGCGCCGCCGAATGCCTCTCGATACCCCTCGGTGCCACGGCCGTAGGCACCGGCGTCGGCGCCGCACCCGGATTCAACGAAGCCGTACACCGACACCTCGGGGAGGTGACCGGGCTACCGGTACGCGCCCCCTCCGCCCCCTTGGCCCAGTTGCAGCACGGTGACCACCTGAGCGTGGCCGCGACGATCAGGAACGCCGCCGTCCAGCTCGCGAAGATCGCCCAGGACTTCCGGCTGCTGGCCTCGGGCCCGCGCGGCGGCTTCGGCGAGTTGGTCCTACCCGCACTCCAAGCCGGCTCCTCGATCATGCCCGGCAAGGTCAACCCTGTCGTCCCGGAGACCGTGATCCAGATCGGCTTCCAGGTCCGCGGCAACGACCAAGCGGTCACGGCCGCCATGGCCGCCGCTGATCCGGACCTCAACGTCTGGGAGACCGTCATCGCTGCCAACCTGCTGGACTCCTGCGGCCTGCTCACCGCGGCCGCCCGCCTGCTCACCGACCGCTGCGTGCACGGCATGCGCCCTGACCACCCCATGGAACCAGAACGCTCCCTGGGCCTGTCCGCAATCGTCGCCGCCTTCTACGGCCACGAAGCCGGCGCCCGAGTCGCCCACCTCGCGGCAGCCACCGGCCGCACGATCGAGGAGGCAGCGGTCGAACTCAACATCGCCGACCAAGCGACCGCGCACATCCTGTTCGATCCCGCACTCCTCACAAGCCCAGTCCCGGACCGGACACTCCTCGACCGTGCGCTCGACCAGCTGACCGAGCGCATCAGACAGCACGCCCAGGGTGCCGAGCAGGAAATTGCCGCGATGCTCCACGACACCCCCGCTGACGGTACCGCCTTCGCCCTGCTGCACGATCTGTTCGGCGCGGCTCCCGGGCCCCGCCGCACCGCCCTGGCACACGCCTGCGTCGTCTGGGCCCACAGCTTCGAGGGCATGTCGCCCCCGACTCCGAACGGCAGGAGGGAGGAGACCGGGCTCGACATCCTCGCCGAAGTCGCCCGCGTCCGGATCCGCCCTCACTGGATCAAGGACCGCTATCCGACCCTGCTCGCCGCACAAGAACTCGCAGCCCTCCTCGCCAACTGCGACCGCTCGGTTTGGGGTGGGTCGGACACAAGAATGACGTGAGGCTCCCGGCTCAATCCGCGGCGAAGGGTTCGAATCGGGCGGTCAGGCCGAGACGGTGGCCTCCTCGAGAACGCAGCGCATGGCGCGTTCGGGATCGCAGAGTGACATGGCCGGCGCCGGAAAGCCGCCACCAGGCGGGCGAGACCAGGACCGTTGCCCAGGCGCGGGCCCGGGGCAGCCACGTTCCAGTATCGCGCCAGGCGAGATGACGGCGAGGCCCGGCCACGGGCATGTTGATCCGCTTGATCTTGGGCAGCAGGTCGAAGTTCAGCATCCGGGTGATGCCGAACCCGACATCCGACTGGCCATGGCTGTCGGTGTAGTTGGCCTCGACCACCATGCTGGTGCCGTGCTGCATCGCGCCCTCGACCATCGCGGCCACCTCGGAAGCGGCGCAG contains:
- a CDS encoding APC family permease — encoded protein: MTERAVEKRQLLKVLRWWDGFAIALCNPGFLVAALGFSIGALGTWSAVALWAASAGIGLLQSWIYAEMACMFPDKPGGISLYAHEGWRARFSLIGPLAAFGYWIGWSVVLSVFGKVIGNLVQARWFPHTTWTVFDGVVHVGLSHIIAIGCIVLVWLVNVFGIRPAVWISYVTGTGLMVPLAAIMIAPYFTGDWHLSNMAWGLHGFAGIKLAMVYLFLCAWSAYTSEVCATFAPEYLDTRRDTSKAMRSSAAFTLGVFLLFPLGLGGATGVPDAGSAEGQFYIPALTKIAGSGMADMMLVLLIGSLLLSMISSTADASRALYGIARDDMTIRQLFHLNKHHVPSRAMTVDMVVNVLLVLFVSSNLAILYLSNIGYVLSHVFALSGFLLLRRDRPCWPRPIKVGTPWVVIAAVLMVFNAVLVGFGVAYPSLTGYGTWTDLIIGVGVLLGSVLLFAYRRIVQDGARITLREPVALLPSPEQMAPLGAGGGSGDANEPYTRPPAP
- a CDS encoding Tn3 family transposase, with translation MLIYWHVEKKSLAIHYQLINCAASEVAAMVEGAMQHGTSMVVEANYTDSHGQSDVGFGITRMLNFDLLPKIKRINMPVAGPRRHLAWRDTGTWLPRARAWATVLVSPAWWRLSGAGHVTLRSRTRHALRSRGGHRLGLTARFEPFAAD
- a CDS encoding indole-3-glycerol phosphate synthase TrpC; amino-acid sequence: MSDVLAELVAQAVEQTARRRKLRSDAELSVLASAAPEPFDFVSLTHDCRPTELARAYEIGGASSIPTHEVGFGGSPEHLLATRETVDIPILREDVIVDEYQVMEARAFGADALLLIVAALPTDRLAELLTQTRELGMEALVEVHDADEVDTALSVGVQIIGVNHRALRDFTIDRASSGRLRDRIGSRQVNVGESGIRHAEDARRLAEPGVDAVLAGELLMRAKDPATVIKELAP
- a CDS encoding lyase family protein — encoded protein: MTGTHNAAAHRLLPQRGRPWGSEPALTVAYAQVKKAAALANADTCVLSAELAAAITTAADEVIAGRHTSLLTADLLTGGGGIGLNMELNELLARRAAELLGRPVHPLDDVNACQSTNDTLPTALNLALHTELTAAAQAVDTLAESLHSWAAAHGGMVRMARTCLRDALPVTFGQTFRGYAHTVTRFGSDLHASAAECLSIPLGATAVGTGVGAAPGFNEAVHRHLGEVTGLPVRAPSAPLAQLQHGDHLSVAATIRNAAVQLAKIAQDFRLLASGPRGGFGELVLPALQAGSSIMPGKVNPVVPETVIQIGFQVRGNDQAVTAAMAAADPDLNVWETVIAANLLDSCGLLTAAARLLTDRCVHGMRPDHPMEPERSLGLSAIVAAFYGHEAGARVAHLAAATGRTIEEAAVELNIADQATAHILFDPALLTSPVPDRTLLDRALDQLTERIRQHAQGAEQEIAAMLHDTPADGTAFALLHDLFGAAPGPRRTALAHACVVWAHSFEGMSPPTPNGRREETGLDILAEVARVRIRPHWIKDRYPTLLAAQELAALLANCDRSVWGGSDTRMT
- a CDS encoding class II 3-deoxy-7-phosphoheptulonate synthase produces the protein MTVSGMHPSLTAPLSAAADTASQPRPASWSPSSWRSCPAKQQPEWPDAQHLRRVSDTLSMQPPLVLPDEIADLRQALAQVAAGEGFLLQAGDCAERFSSCTEGGVRSKLGMILQVALLLTYGSGLPVVKVGRIAGQFGKPRSRPTEVVGGVELPAFRGDIVNGPEFTAEARRPDADRLLRAYYHSLAALNVLRALTRSGYADLGQAHAWNQEFVRRSPAGQRYENAADDITWALRFMSACGVDTRLHAELHRIQLYTSHEALLLPYEQALIRYDESREAWFDTSAHMLWVGERTRQLDGAHVELLSGIDNPIGVKVGPSTTPDQLRALCERLDPERTAGRLALISRLGAGRADKVLAPLMRAVRNAGHTPVWACDPMHGNTFISKSGHKTRHLADIVTEIAEFFSVHKEEGTHPGGIHLELTGDDVTECLGGDLEEILDDHLGTRYETACDPRLNAAQSVELGFLVAEFLRESRPG
- a CDS encoding methyltransferase domain-containing protein, giving the protein MENNTMIGTDRQPRLATKAAARPGATIWNYLYREPQLYEEVFHGPDRSYLDCCRQMLGLGRAPARILDIGCGTGRDLAMLAADGHQCTGIDLQPTMIDYASATYPGPTFVTADMRTFDLGTTFDLIISFGFPLSNLHSHSDIVGALKRLAAHCAPGARLLLETVNGYAWDTLRRHFTIDTAGVQATGHADYDLDRSSQLLTRRRHWTFADGSEEDDYVRLRQFFPAELRALLTDAGFTVTGVYDNVTSHPSDLTGPELIAVATFAR